A region of Vitis riparia cultivar Riparia Gloire de Montpellier isolate 1030 chromosome 12, EGFV_Vit.rip_1.0, whole genome shotgun sequence DNA encodes the following proteins:
- the LOC117927292 gene encoding senescence-specific cysteine protease SAG39-like, whose protein sequence is MASVNQYQYICLALLFVLATWASQATARNLQEASMYERHEDWMAQYGRVYKDADEKSKRYKIFKDNVARIESFNKAIDKSYKLSINEFADLTNEEFRASRNRFKAHICSTEATSFKYEHVTAVPSTVDWRKKGAVTPIKDQGQCGSCWAFSAVAAMEGITQLSTGKLISLSEQELVDCDTSGEDQGCSGGLMDDAFKFIEQNHGLATEANYPYAGTDGTCNSKKAAHPAAKINGYEDVPANNEKALQKAVAHQPIAVAIDAGGFEFQFYSSGVFTGQCGTELDHGVAAVGYGTSDDGMKYWLVKNSWGTGWGEEGYIRMQRDVTAKEGLCGIAMQASYPTA, encoded by the exons ATGGCTTCTGTCAACCAGTACCAATACATCTGTTTGGCTTTGCTCTTCGTTCTGGCTACTTGGGCATCTCAAGCCACAGCCCGCAACCTTCAGGAGGCATCAATGTATGAGAGACATGAGGATTGGATGGCTCAGTATGGGCGTGTATATAAGGATGCTGATGAGAAAAGCAAGCGCTACAAGATATTCAAGGATAATGTGGCACGTATAGAATCTTTCAACAAGGCCATAGACAAATCTTACAAGCTGAGCATCAATGAATTTGCAGATCTCACCAACGAAGAGTTCAGAGCCTCCCGAAATAGATTCAAGGCCCATATCTGCTCCACCGAAGCAACTTCTTTCAAATATGAGCATGTTACTGCAGTGCCATCTACTGTCGATTGGAGAAAGAAAGGAGCTGTTACACCCATCAAGGACCAAGGCCAATGCG GGTCTTGCTGGGCATTTTCGGCTGTGGCAGCTATGGAAGGAATTACTCAGCTCTCAACTGGGAAGCTAATCTCTCTTTCTGAACAAGAGCTGGTTGACTGTGACACTAGTGGGGAGGATCAAGGCTGCAGTGGTGGTCTAATGGACGATGCCTTCAAATTCATAGAACAAAATCATGGTCTCGCCACCGAAGCTAACTACCCCTACGCGGGAACTGATGGCACCTGCAACAGCAAGAAGGCAGCCCACCCTGCAGCCAAGATAAATGGGTATGAAGATGTGCCAGCCAACAATGAGAAGGCTCTGCAAAAGGCTGTTGCCCACCAACCTATTGCTGTTGCCATTGATGCTGGGGGGTTTGAGTTCCAATTCTATTCAAGTGGTGTGTTTACAGGACAGTGTGGCACAGAACTAGACCATGGTGTTGCTGCTGTTGGTTACGGAACCAGCGATGATGGGATGAAGTATTGGCTGGTGAAGAACTCATGGGGCACAGGATGGGGCGAAGAAGGTTACATACGGATGCAAAGGGATGTGACTGCAAAGGAAGGTCTCTGTGGAATTGCAATGCAAGCATCTTACCCCACTgcataa